The following proteins are co-located in the Microcystis wesenbergii NRERC-220 genome:
- a CDS encoding HEAT repeat domain-containing protein, translating into MYDNEILDSSNSLNNPLDGSAPDQAAEIPPDPEEMLSLLTSAHVSERMIAARAFCELRDERAIAPLLEMLNDVCPLVRVSVAYALGRNPSLNSVEPLIDLLTRDWNGYVRKGVVWALGNCGDRRAIEPLVHALKTDISAVRLWAASSLAQIAKVNYEDIITVLPPLIEGLRRDLIAAVRSNCAWSIGQLCRELPFNVIYATAIDALIEALVEDEDLGVKEDARGALLKVGDPRGLQLIEELELEGII; encoded by the coding sequence ATGTACGACAATGAAATCCTAGACTCTAGCAACTCCTTAAATAATCCTCTCGATGGGAGCGCTCCGGATCAAGCAGCGGAAATCCCCCCCGATCCAGAGGAAATGCTGTCATTGCTTACTTCTGCTCATGTCAGCGAGAGAATGATCGCCGCCCGCGCCTTTTGTGAATTGCGTGATGAAAGAGCGATCGCCCCGTTACTAGAAATGTTAAACGATGTCTGTCCCCTAGTGCGTGTCAGTGTCGCCTACGCTTTGGGCAGAAATCCCAGTCTTAACTCTGTGGAACCCTTAATCGATTTACTGACCAGAGATTGGAATGGTTACGTCAGAAAAGGAGTAGTTTGGGCCTTGGGCAACTGTGGCGATCGCAGAGCGATCGAGCCTTTGGTTCATGCTCTTAAAACTGATATTTCGGCGGTGCGATTATGGGCGGCCAGTAGTTTGGCCCAGATTGCCAAGGTCAATTATGAAGATATCATCACCGTCTTGCCGCCTTTAATCGAAGGATTGCGCCGAGATTTAATCGCCGCAGTGCGGAGTAATTGCGCCTGGTCAATCGGTCAATTATGCCGAGAATTGCCCTTCAATGTTATTTATGCCACGGCGATCGATGCTTTGATCGAGGCCTTGGTGGAAGATGAGGATTTAGGTGTCAAGGAAGATGCGAGAGGTGCTTTATTAAAAGTGGGCGACCCGAGAGGATTACAATTGATCGAGGAATTAGAGCTTGAAGGAATTATCTAA
- a CDS encoding glutamyl-tRNA reductase, with product MNIAVVGLSHKTAPVEIREKLSIPEAKIESALTHLKGYPHIQEVAIISTCNRLEIYAVVTDTEKGVVEITQFLAEIGHIPLNVLRRYLFTLLHQDAVRHLLRVSAGLESLVLGEGQILAQVKNTHKLAQKYNTISQLLDRLFKQAMTAGKRVRTETSIGTGAVSISSAAVELAHAKVADLSGKKIAIIGAGKMSRLLVTHLLAKGSQQIAIVNRSQRRAQELAREFPHLPLQLYGLEEMMTTVAASDIVFTSTGATEPILTKTLLTEVTISANSLMLIDISVPRNVHTDVKELAQVQAFNVDDLKAVVAANQESRRQMAREAEALLEQEVEAFELWWRSLDTVPTISCLRSKIEDIREQELEKALSRLGTEFAEKHQEVIEAMTRGIVNKILHEPMVQLRAQQDIEARKRCLQSLQMLFNLSVGEEYS from the coding sequence ATGAATATTGCTGTAGTGGGCTTGAGTCACAAGACAGCCCCTGTGGAAATTCGCGAAAAATTGAGTATCCCGGAAGCGAAAATCGAGTCCGCCCTTACCCACCTCAAGGGTTATCCCCACATCCAAGAGGTGGCTATTATCAGTACCTGTAACCGTTTGGAGATCTACGCCGTGGTTACGGATACGGAAAAGGGCGTGGTGGAAATTACCCAGTTTCTCGCTGAAATCGGGCATATTCCCCTTAATGTCCTGCGTCGTTATCTGTTTACCCTACTGCATCAGGATGCTGTCCGTCATCTGCTCCGGGTGTCGGCTGGTTTAGAAAGTCTTGTCCTCGGTGAAGGGCAAATTCTCGCTCAAGTTAAAAATACCCATAAATTAGCTCAAAAGTACAATACTATCAGTCAATTACTCGATCGCCTGTTTAAACAAGCGATGACTGCCGGTAAACGCGTCCGCACGGAAACCAGCATCGGCACGGGAGCCGTATCGATCAGTTCGGCGGCGGTGGAGTTAGCCCATGCTAAGGTGGCAGACCTCAGCGGCAAGAAAATCGCTATTATCGGGGCAGGGAAAATGTCCCGATTATTAGTTACTCACCTTCTGGCTAAGGGTTCTCAGCAAATTGCGATCGTCAATCGCTCCCAAAGACGGGCCCAGGAGTTGGCCCGTGAATTTCCTCACCTACCGCTGCAACTATATGGCTTAGAAGAGATGATGACTACCGTAGCGGCATCGGATATCGTCTTTACCAGTACCGGAGCCACGGAACCAATTTTAACTAAAACTTTATTGACAGAAGTGACGATTTCTGCTAACTCGCTGATGTTAATCGATATTTCCGTTCCCCGCAACGTCCATACCGACGTGAAGGAATTGGCACAAGTGCAAGCTTTTAACGTCGATGATCTCAAAGCGGTGGTTGCCGCCAATCAGGAAAGTCGCCGTCAGATGGCTAGGGAAGCAGAGGCACTCCTAGAGCAGGAAGTGGAAGCTTTCGAGCTTTGGTGGCGTTCTTTGGACACTGTACCGACAATTAGCTGTTTAAGAAGCAAAATTGAAGATATTCGCGAACAGGAATTAGAAAAGGCCCTCTCCCGTCTGGGGACGGAATTCGCCGAAAAACACCAAGAAGTTATCGAAGCAATGACCCGCGGTATCGTCAATAAAATCCTTCACGAACCCATGGTACAACTACGCGCCCAACAGGATATCGAAGCCCGCAAGCGCTGTTTACAATCCCTGCAAATGCTCTTTAACCTCAGTGTCGGGGAGGAATATAGTTAG
- the ilvN gene encoding acetolactate synthase small subunit — MKHTLSVLVEDEAGVLTRIAGLFARRGFNIESLAVGPAEQMGVSRITMVVPGDEDSIEQLTKQLYKLINVLKVQDITQTPCVERELMLIKVNATADRRAEVIELAQVFRARIVDISEETLTIEVVGDPGKMVAIMQMLNKFGVREVARTGKIALIRESGVNTEYLKALEAKMAI; from the coding sequence ATGAAACACACATTATCCGTATTAGTTGAAGATGAAGCGGGAGTTTTAACCCGTATTGCTGGATTATTCGCCCGTCGCGGCTTTAATATTGAAAGTCTGGCCGTGGGTCCGGCCGAACAGATGGGAGTTTCTCGCATTACGATGGTAGTACCCGGGGACGAGGACAGCATCGAACAGTTAACCAAACAACTTTACAAATTAATTAACGTCCTCAAGGTGCAGGATATCACCCAAACCCCCTGTGTGGAAAGGGAATTAATGCTGATTAAAGTTAATGCTACCGCCGATCGCCGAGCGGAAGTGATCGAATTAGCGCAGGTATTCCGAGCGCGGATTGTGGATATTTCCGAGGAAACCCTGACCATCGAAGTGGTGGGGGATCCGGGTAAAATGGTGGCGATTATGCAAATGCTGAATAAATTTGGCGTTCGTGAGGTGGCGCGTACCGGTAAAATTGCTCTGATTCGCGAGTCGGGAGTCAATACGGAATACCTCAAAGCTTTAGAGGCTAAAATGGCAATTTAG
- a CDS encoding BsuBI/PstI family type II restriction endonuclease: MAGQFNNLSGPIHLLDAGAGIGTLTAAVVERLLANPDQVSSCSITAYEVEPVFFPSLNQTLTECCAALNGKGIQADYCLRGENFIKASSEMNLPLFKKVVPGFTHAILNPPYKKIHSQSAEKKVLASIGIDTVNLYSAFVWLAIVQLIDDGEVVAITPRSFCNGKYFRPFRKAFLEYMKLDKIHIFESRSATFSEDEVLQENIIFHALRSKQKPSTVKITSNSEMALDEISESRYAPYDEVIEPNDSEQFIHIVTNSLKNSLRVQMNKMPCTLDEIGLEVSTGPVVDFRLKSSLRNHLSDRTVPLLYPESVKVRKVVFPPDNPRKPIAVEKNNETEKWLIEPGWYVLTKRFSSKEEKRRVVAAVCSPIGSKSLGVENHLNYYHAKGRGMPPDVAKGLAAFLNSTLFDSYFRQFSGHTQVNATDLRRVKYPCKNDLIQIGVQVGDNDLNQEEIDQVVHEVLSIMDEASTAVQANKRIEEALTILKAISAPREQQNERSALCLLALADIQPDKPWSQATAPKRGITEEMMDWFRDHYGKQYAPNTRETVRKQTMHQFVQMGLVVQNPDKPDRPINSPRWCYQLDRQALSLLQVYGSEQWEEARRNYALSVTNWLQARNRNLPMIPITLPDGRAIQLSSGGQNILIKDILESFCPRFTPGGVVLYIGDAGDKFIINETQKFREMGIELDPHGKMPDLVIYHRYQDWLVLIEAVTSHGPVNLKRHNELKQLFQLSCKGLVFVTAFPSRREMTRYLAEISWETEVWVADQPDHMIHFNGERFLGPY, encoded by the coding sequence ATGGCAGGACAATTCAACAACCTGTCTGGTCCTATTCACCTTCTAGATGCTGGGGCTGGAATTGGAACTTTAACTGCTGCTGTAGTAGAGCGGTTACTGGCAAACCCCGATCAGGTTAGTAGTTGCAGCATTACAGCATATGAAGTCGAACCAGTCTTCTTCCCCTCGCTAAATCAAACCCTCACAGAATGCTGTGCCGCTTTGAACGGAAAAGGAATTCAAGCAGATTATTGCTTGCGGGGGGAGAATTTCATCAAAGCTAGTAGTGAAATGAACTTGCCACTCTTTAAGAAGGTAGTTCCGGGCTTTACTCATGCGATTCTGAATCCACCTTATAAGAAGATTCACAGCCAATCAGCAGAAAAGAAAGTTCTTGCAAGTATTGGGATTGATACTGTAAATCTCTACAGCGCATTTGTTTGGCTTGCCATCGTACAACTTATAGACGATGGCGAAGTGGTTGCGATTACGCCGAGAAGTTTTTGCAATGGCAAGTATTTTCGCCCTTTCCGAAAAGCCTTCCTAGAATATATGAAACTAGATAAAATTCATATATTTGAGAGTAGATCAGCAACCTTCTCAGAAGATGAGGTATTACAGGAAAATATTATTTTTCACGCCCTAAGATCTAAACAAAAACCTAGCACTGTAAAAATAACCAGTAATTCTGAGATGGCATTAGACGAGATTTCAGAATCTAGATATGCCCCCTATGACGAAGTGATTGAGCCGAATGATTCTGAACAGTTTATTCATATTGTTACAAATTCTCTCAAGAATTCCTTGAGAGTTCAAATGAATAAAATGCCCTGTACATTAGATGAGATAGGCTTAGAAGTTTCCACTGGTCCAGTTGTTGATTTTCGCCTGAAATCGTCTTTAAGAAACCATTTGAGTGATAGAACTGTTCCCCTACTTTATCCAGAATCTGTAAAAGTCAGGAAAGTAGTATTTCCTCCTGATAATCCCCGCAAGCCCATTGCGGTAGAAAAAAATAACGAAACAGAAAAATGGTTAATTGAGCCTGGCTGGTATGTTTTGACAAAACGTTTTTCATCCAAAGAAGAAAAGCGTCGTGTTGTTGCTGCTGTGTGTTCTCCTATTGGTTCAAAATCTCTAGGTGTCGAAAATCATCTTAATTATTATCATGCTAAAGGCAGAGGAATGCCTCCTGATGTAGCTAAAGGGTTAGCCGCATTTCTTAATTCAACTTTATTTGATAGCTACTTTCGTCAATTTAGTGGACATACACAAGTCAATGCTACCGACCTTCGTAGGGTTAAGTATCCATGTAAAAATGACTTAATCCAAATAGGAGTTCAAGTTGGGGACAATGACTTAAACCAAGAAGAAATCGATCAAGTTGTACATGAAGTTCTATCAATTATGGATGAAGCAAGCACCGCAGTTCAAGCAAACAAACGAATCGAAGAAGCACTTACAATTCTCAAGGCTATCTCTGCTCCTAGAGAGCAACAGAATGAAAGGTCTGCACTATGCTTACTTGCGTTAGCAGATATTCAACCTGATAAACCCTGGAGCCAAGCTACTGCACCAAAACGCGGAATTACAGAAGAAATGATGGATTGGTTCCGTGATCATTACGGAAAACAATATGCACCAAACACACGCGAAACTGTTCGAAAACAGACAATGCATCAATTTGTGCAGATGGGACTGGTGGTTCAGAATCCAGACAAACCAGACCGACCAATTAATAGCCCTAGGTGGTGCTACCAACTTGATCGGCAAGCGTTATCACTGCTTCAAGTTTATGGCTCTGAGCAGTGGGAAGAAGCTCGTAGAAATTATGCGCTTTCAGTGACTAATTGGTTGCAAGCCAGGAATCGAAATCTGCCCATGATTCCTATAACCTTACCCGATGGTCGGGCGATTCAGCTTTCATCAGGTGGGCAAAATATTTTAATTAAAGACATCTTAGAAAGCTTTTGTCCAAGATTTACGCCAGGGGGCGTAGTTCTATATATTGGCGATGCTGGTGATAAATTTATAATCAACGAAACACAAAAATTCCGAGAAATGGGGATTGAATTAGATCCTCACGGGAAAATGCCTGATCTTGTTATCTATCATAGATACCAAGATTGGCTTGTCCTTATAGAAGCGGTGACGAGTCATGGTCCAGTGAATTTGAAACGCCACAATGAACTAAAGCAACTTTTTCAATTAAGCTGTAAGGGTCTTGTCTTTGTTACTGCTTTTCCCAGTCGTAGGGAAATGACTCGTTATCTTGCTGAAATTTCCTGGGAAACAGAAGTTTGGGTAGCTGATCAGCCCGATCACATGATTCACTTCAATGGAGAGAGATTCCTAGGTCCATATTAG
- a CDS encoding RNA-guided endonuclease InsQ/TnpB family protein, translating into MFVLEFKVEAKTKQYQAIDDAIRTAQFIRNKCLRYWMDNKGVDKYDLSAYCRVLAHDFKFAGELNSQARQASAERAWSSISRFFDNCKKKVAGKKGYPQFKKFSRSVEYKTTGWKLLNPKTIHFSDKKEIGTLKLKGTWDLGYFQQSDIKRVRLVRRADGYYCQFILSCDVKEDVKPSGKCIGLDVGLASFYTDHEGNKVDNPKFLRKSEKRLKRLQRQLSKKKKGSTNRQKARQRLAKAHLKISRQRKDFAVKLAKCVVHSNDVIAYEDLRIKNLVKNHCLAKSINDAAWYQFREWIEYFGVKFGKITIAVPPNYTSQNCSNCGEIVKKSLSTRTHQCKCGCVLDRDENAAINILKKGLSTVGHTGTFGLDPINAWGENTSTFSEAILSKQVISLNQESPSL; encoded by the coding sequence ATGTTTGTCCTAGAGTTTAAAGTTGAGGCTAAAACAAAACAATATCAAGCTATAGACGATGCTATCCGCACCGCTCAATTCATCCGTAATAAATGTTTAAGGTATTGGATGGATAACAAGGGTGTGGATAAATACGACCTATCGGCTTATTGTCGAGTTTTAGCGCACGACTTTAAATTTGCTGGTGAGTTAAATTCCCAAGCAAGGCAAGCATCGGCTGAAAGAGCATGGTCTTCTATTTCCCGTTTCTTCGATAACTGTAAAAAGAAGGTAGCAGGAAAGAAAGGCTATCCTCAGTTTAAGAAGTTTTCCCGTTCCGTTGAGTACAAAACAACAGGATGGAAGCTTCTTAACCCTAAAACCATTCATTTCAGTGATAAAAAGGAGATTGGAACACTTAAACTAAAAGGGACTTGGGACTTAGGATACTTTCAACAGTCTGACATTAAACGGGTTAGATTAGTTCGTAGAGCCGATGGTTATTATTGCCAATTTATTCTTTCTTGTGATGTTAAAGAAGATGTTAAACCATCGGGTAAGTGTATCGGCTTAGATGTGGGGTTAGCTTCTTTCTATACTGACCACGAGGGTAATAAAGTTGACAATCCTAAATTCTTAAGAAAGTCTGAGAAAAGATTAAAGCGACTTCAAAGACAGTTATCTAAAAAGAAAAAGGGAAGTACAAATCGTCAAAAAGCTAGACAAAGATTAGCTAAGGCTCATCTTAAAATAAGTAGGCAACGTAAAGACTTTGCTGTAAAGTTAGCCAAGTGCGTAGTTCACTCTAACGATGTGATAGCCTACGAAGATTTAAGAATCAAGAACTTAGTCAAGAATCATTGTTTAGCTAAATCGATCAATGATGCGGCGTGGTATCAGTTTCGAGAATGGATAGAATATTTTGGAGTTAAATTCGGCAAGATAACGATTGCTGTCCCACCGAACTATACAAGCCAAAACTGTTCAAACTGTGGTGAAATTGTTAAGAAATCTTTATCGACTAGAACCCATCAGTGTAAATGTGGGTGTGTTTTAGATAGGGATGAAAACGCCGCTATCAATATCCTTAAAAAAGGGTTAAGTACCGTAGGGCATACGGGAACTTTCGGGCTAGATCCGATAAACGCTTGGGGAGAGAATACCTCTACTTTTTCAGAAGCGATTCTGTCTAAGCAAGTAATCTCTTTGAACCAAGAATCCCCGTCGCTTTAG
- a CDS encoding flavin prenyltransferase UbiX, translating into MKELSKPLILGVTGASGLIYAVRTLKYLLLADYTIDLVASKSAYTVWQAEDQTRMPPEPELQEQFWRGQCGVMEGGKLRCHRWGDVGATIASGSYRTLGMVIIPCSMSTVAKLAGGLSSDLLERAADVQIKEGRKLVLVPRETPFSLIHLRNLTTLAEAGVRIVPAIPAWYHHPQSIEDLVDFVIARTLDQLDIDCVAINRWQGH; encoded by the coding sequence TTGAAGGAATTATCTAAACCGCTAATTTTGGGCGTTACGGGGGCATCGGGGCTGATTTATGCCGTCCGTACTCTCAAATATCTACTTTTAGCCGACTACACGATCGATCTAGTGGCTTCCAAATCAGCTTACACTGTCTGGCAAGCGGAAGATCAGACGCGGATGCCTCCAGAACCGGAACTGCAAGAACAATTTTGGCGCGGCCAATGCGGGGTGATGGAAGGGGGAAAATTACGCTGTCATCGTTGGGGGGATGTGGGGGCAACAATTGCCAGTGGTTCCTATCGCACCCTTGGTATGGTAATTATTCCCTGTAGCATGAGTACAGTGGCTAAATTAGCGGGGGGGTTAAGTTCCGATTTGCTAGAAAGAGCGGCCGATGTGCAGATTAAGGAGGGCAGAAAATTGGTTTTAGTGCCGCGAGAAACCCCTTTTAGTTTAATTCATCTGCGTAATTTAACCACTTTAGCCGAGGCGGGCGTTAGAATCGTGCCAGCAATACCGGCATGGTATCACCATCCCCAATCGATCGAGGATTTGGTCGATTTTGTCATCGCTCGTACTCTCGATCAGTTAGATATCGATTGTGTGGCCATTAATCGCTGGCAAGGACATTAA